Proteins from one Chitinophaga oryzae genomic window:
- a CDS encoding isocitrate lyase/PEP mutase family protein: protein MSSVFNTFKELHQGNQLFVLPNVWNPESARRFQEKGFPAAGTSSAAVAASLGYEDGEGMPFDDYLFLVRRMTAVLRIPLSVDIEMGYGDSPDAIYANISRLLEAGVAGINIEDSIIGGEGRVLQPAASFAATLEAVRNRLTAAGAHLFLNVRSDTYLLNVADKEAETLQRLRLYEASGADGIFLPCIAEEAAIASAVSSTSLPLNVMCVPGLPALRTLEKLGVKRVSMGPFMYNQVYDRVGQLSDAITTAGSFEPLFI, encoded by the coding sequence ATGTCATCTGTATTTAACACATTTAAAGAACTGCATCAGGGCAACCAATTGTTTGTGCTGCCCAACGTATGGAACCCGGAGAGCGCCCGCCGTTTCCAGGAGAAAGGTTTTCCGGCTGCAGGTACTTCCAGCGCGGCGGTGGCTGCCAGCCTGGGGTATGAAGACGGAGAAGGAATGCCTTTTGATGATTACCTGTTCCTCGTACGCCGCATGACAGCGGTACTGCGTATACCCTTGTCCGTTGATATTGAAATGGGTTATGGCGATTCGCCGGATGCCATCTATGCCAATATCTCCCGTTTGCTCGAAGCTGGCGTGGCAGGCATCAATATTGAAGATTCCATCATTGGTGGTGAAGGCCGTGTATTACAGCCGGCAGCATCTTTCGCCGCCACGCTGGAGGCTGTCCGTAACAGGCTGACAGCCGCCGGCGCCCATCTCTTCCTGAATGTACGCAGTGATACCTACTTACTCAACGTGGCGGACAAGGAAGCGGAAACCCTGCAACGGTTGCGGTTATACGAAGCATCGGGCGCAGACGGTATCTTCCTGCCCTGTATCGCTGAAGAAGCGGCCATCGCCTCTGCCGTAAGCAGCACCAGCCTGCCGCTCAATGTGATGTGCGTGCCCGGCCTTCCTGCACTGCGTACGCTGGAAAAGCTCGGCGTAAAACGTGTCAGCATGGGGCCTTTCATGTACAACCAGGTTTATGACCGCGTCGGTCAGCTGTCAGATGCTATCACGACCGCAGGCAGTTTCGAACCTCTTTTTATCTAA
- a CDS encoding helix-turn-helix transcriptional regulator has product MEYKEIKPGDRLKQYVKCYYTYASDAATAFEDTVFPSGNMEIIFNLGAGSWQTDSGAGFKTTPPVELWGQITKPLPVRSVGRNTMLGVRFFPHAAAYFFPEKVDLFNDQVSDFRDVSGKAVTALHARLQETPSWTERLSLLEDFLWRQLAWSEKRHTKVTMVDHVMHEIRQPGFFDNIENVAARYGITSRYLQKLFVQYTGLTPKLYSKIHRFQNSLQLVIRNEAPLTAIAYDCGYFDQSHFIREFKSFTGITPSGYMPEQSPVTLASSNS; this is encoded by the coding sequence ATGGAATACAAGGAAATAAAGCCGGGCGACAGGCTGAAACAGTATGTAAAGTGTTATTACACTTATGCATCAGATGCTGCAACGGCATTTGAGGATACTGTTTTCCCCAGCGGGAACATGGAAATCATCTTCAATTTGGGTGCCGGTTCATGGCAAACAGACAGTGGCGCCGGGTTTAAGACCACGCCGCCGGTAGAGTTATGGGGCCAGATCACCAAACCGTTGCCCGTGCGTTCTGTTGGCCGCAACACCATGCTGGGCGTCCGTTTCTTTCCCCATGCGGCCGCTTATTTTTTCCCTGAAAAAGTAGACCTGTTCAATGACCAGGTCAGTGATTTCCGCGATGTGTCGGGCAAAGCGGTGACCGCGTTGCATGCACGGCTGCAGGAAACGCCGTCCTGGACGGAACGGCTGTCGCTGCTGGAAGACTTCCTCTGGCGTCAGCTGGCATGGTCTGAAAAAAGGCATACGAAAGTCACGATGGTAGACCATGTCATGCATGAAATCCGCCAGCCGGGATTTTTTGACAACATCGAGAACGTAGCGGCCCGTTATGGCATTACTTCCCGTTATCTGCAGAAACTATTTGTTCAGTATACCGGCCTCACTCCCAAATTATACAGTAAAATCCACCGCTTCCAGAACAGTCTGCAACTGGTGATCCGCAACGAGGCGCCGCTGACCGCCATCGCCTATGATTGCGGCTACTTCGATCAGTCCCACTTTATCCGGGAATTCAAATCCTTCACCGGTATTACGCCTTCCGGCTATATGCCTGAACAGTCGCCTGTAACCCTGGCATCTTCCAATAGTTAA
- a CDS encoding nuclear transport factor 2 family protein encodes METANILPVIQAVFKGADARDWHTVEQSFAPEVVYDYTSMAGGQPLTLTPSAITDMWKQFLPGFDKTEHRISDFIFTQEGDSVTVHFTGHATHTIGTAAWIVEGNYETRLALNGDKWQLTFFRFNLQRQEGDLQLPAQAQQRAAVK; translated from the coding sequence ATGGAAACAGCTAACATTCTCCCGGTCATACAGGCGGTATTCAAAGGCGCCGATGCCCGGGACTGGCACACGGTAGAACAGTCATTTGCGCCTGAAGTGGTGTATGATTACACTTCCATGGCCGGCGGACAGCCGCTCACCCTCACCCCTTCCGCCATTACAGACATGTGGAAACAATTTTTACCGGGATTCGACAAAACCGAGCACCGCATTTCCGACTTTATCTTCACCCAGGAAGGTGATAGTGTGACGGTACATTTCACCGGTCATGCCACCCATACGATCGGTACCGCTGCCTGGATCGTGGAAGGGAACTATGAAACCAGGCTGGCCCTTAACGGGGACAAATGGCAGCTTACTTTTTTCAGGTTTAACCTGCAGCGCCAGGAGGGCGACCTGCAACTGCCGGCGCAGGCGCAGCAGCGTGCTGCAGTAAAATAA
- a CDS encoding dihydrofolate reductase family protein, whose protein sequence is MRKVVLLMHVSLDNYVCDEKGGLDWMVYDKEMEDYAAGLMQTVGMPLYGRTTYGMMAGYWPTVLERPESASEHSLKHARWVQDIPKVVFSTTMEKAEWNNTRLIKGNIAEEVAKLKAEPGKDLMIFGSPGLVKTFLDLDLIDEYRLTIQPMAIGAGTLLFNDLKKPVRLKLLSAKTMKSGVIAAHYETVRK, encoded by the coding sequence ATGAGAAAAGTAGTGTTGCTGATGCACGTATCGCTGGACAACTATGTATGCGATGAAAAAGGCGGTCTGGACTGGATGGTCTACGACAAGGAAATGGAAGACTATGCAGCTGGACTGATGCAGACAGTGGGCATGCCATTGTATGGCCGCACCACCTACGGGATGATGGCCGGTTACTGGCCCACCGTGCTGGAAAGGCCGGAAAGCGCCAGCGAACATAGCCTGAAACATGCCAGGTGGGTACAGGACATTCCCAAAGTGGTATTTTCCACGACCATGGAAAAAGCGGAATGGAACAACACCCGGTTGATCAAAGGCAACATTGCGGAAGAAGTGGCAAAGCTGAAAGCCGAACCCGGGAAAGACCTGATGATATTCGGCAGCCCCGGACTGGTAAAGACGTTCCTTGACCTGGACCTGATTGACGAATACCGGTTGACCATTCAGCCTATGGCCATCGGCGCCGGTACGCTGCTCTTCAATGACCTGAAAAAACCTGTAAGGCTGAAGCTGCTCAGCGCAAAAACAATGAAGTCCGGCGTGATTGCTGCGCACTACGAGACGGTCAGAAAGTAA
- a CDS encoding VOC family protein, whose amino-acid sequence MIQISAYLTFAGNCREAMSFYRECLGGRLSFRTIGDTTDAEVLPARLRNAVLQATLVSGDLVLTGSDMVGEEGLICGNTVSLLLQCNSETETRDCYRKLAAGGATSFPLRPTVAGGLFGGVTDKYGHHWLLSCDNIYQKI is encoded by the coding sequence ATGATACAAATTAGCGCTTACCTCACTTTCGCCGGCAATTGCCGGGAGGCGATGAGCTTCTACCGGGAATGCCTGGGCGGCCGTCTTTCCTTCCGGACCATCGGGGATACCACCGATGCGGAAGTACTGCCGGCGCGCCTGAGGAATGCAGTGTTGCAGGCCACGCTGGTAAGCGGCGACCTGGTGCTGACAGGCTCGGATATGGTAGGCGAGGAGGGGCTGATCTGCGGCAATACCGTTTCCCTGCTACTGCAATGCAACAGCGAAACAGAGACGAGGGACTGCTACCGGAAACTGGCCGCCGGCGGGGCCACATCGTTCCCGCTCCGCCCGACAGTCGCGGGAGGCCTGTTTGGAGGGGTGACGGACAAATACGGCCACCATTGGCTGCTAAGCTGTGATAACATTTATCAAAAAATTTAA
- a CDS encoding GlxA family transcriptional regulator, translated as MKHISILIPRGQSSLVNIEGSLQILSEVNAIRAARGEEPLFNIQLVGLSPNTSQRNGRFTINPDALISEVHQTDLIIIPSLQGDQQRAAEMNQEFIPWILQQRQQGAEIACLCIGAFFLAATGLLNNRPCTTHWQLAGQFSEMYPDAKMVPSQLITDEDGIYTSGGAFAYLNLLVYLIEKYAGREMAIDIAKGFLIDIDRKSQSPFIIFEGQKAHDDAEIRMAQEFIEQNYPEKITIDFLANKFAIGRRNFERRFQKSTNNTVNEYVQRVKVEAAKRRLETTRKNVSEVMYEVGYTDTQSFREVFKRLTGLTPIEYRNKYSETTIPLS; from the coding sequence ATGAAACACATTTCTATTCTGATACCCAGAGGCCAAAGCAGCCTGGTAAACATTGAAGGAAGCCTGCAAATACTTTCAGAAGTCAATGCCATCCGGGCGGCCCGGGGAGAAGAGCCCCTGTTCAATATCCAGCTGGTAGGCCTCTCTCCTAATACAAGCCAGCGGAACGGAAGGTTTACCATCAATCCCGATGCGCTGATCAGCGAAGTACATCAGACAGATCTGATCATCATACCCTCTTTACAGGGCGACCAGCAACGGGCGGCCGAAATGAACCAGGAGTTTATTCCGTGGATATTGCAACAGCGGCAACAGGGCGCCGAAATCGCCTGTCTCTGTATCGGCGCTTTTTTCCTGGCGGCGACGGGATTGCTGAACAACAGGCCCTGTACCACTCACTGGCAACTGGCAGGCCAGTTCTCCGAAATGTACCCCGACGCCAAAATGGTGCCCTCACAGCTGATCACCGATGAAGATGGCATCTACACCAGCGGCGGAGCCTTCGCCTATCTTAACCTGCTGGTATACCTGATCGAGAAATATGCAGGGCGGGAAATGGCCATCGACATCGCCAAAGGATTCCTCATCGATATAGACCGCAAAAGCCAGTCTCCCTTTATTATTTTCGAAGGACAGAAAGCGCATGACGACGCTGAGATCAGGATGGCGCAGGAGTTCATCGAACAAAACTACCCCGAGAAAATCACCATCGATTTCCTGGCGAATAAATTCGCTATCGGGCGGCGCAACTTTGAACGCCGGTTTCAGAAATCCACCAACAATACCGTCAATGAATACGTACAACGGGTAAAAGTGGAAGCCGCCAAACGCAGGCTGGAAACCACCCGCAAGAATGTAAGCGAAGTGATGTACGAGGTCGGCTATACCGATACCCAGAGTTTCCGCGAAGTATTTAAACGGCTGACCGGCCTCACGCCCATAGAATACCGTAATAAATACAGCGAAACAACCATCCCCCTGAGCTGA
- a CDS encoding peptide MFS transporter yields MKKTSNHPAALPFLFLSEMWERFGFYLILGIFQLYLTDTAKGGWGMDRATAADIFGTFIAFVYLTPFLGGLIADRKLGYSKSIIIGGVLMGIGYIGLAVHNLTVFYLSLGLICIGNGFFKPNISTLLGNVYSDEKYRSRKDTGYNIFYMGINIGAFICNFFAAFLRNTIGWGAAFIAAGIGMFLGVLIFVIGMKHYRHADVRKPVQEGDMPLSKIFSVVFLPAIVVGLGAWFIPGNVFGSNSTDAFIFACIPILLFFVSLLVKADARDRKPLSALLAIFAVSIVFWAVFKQNGTALTTWAQYYTDREIPAAIQQPAQGLYLAETVVNKADSVTAYDEEFRVMRDADGKPLKVWDKVPYFKNVAPEKMPAEGQSLSLYNTELFQSINPFFVITLTPLIVLFFAMLRKRDKEPSTPSKIAWGLLISAISTLMMVGAVYVCSNGAIKASPWWLIGCYGIITVGELFLSPMGLSLVSKLSPARITSLMMGGWFLATSIGNKLSGILATLWDTYDNKANYFLVNFLLLGGAAAVIFLMLRWLNRIFREYVR; encoded by the coding sequence ATGAAAAAGACAAGTAATCATCCGGCAGCATTGCCTTTTCTGTTCCTCTCCGAAATGTGGGAGCGTTTTGGTTTTTATCTGATCCTCGGCATTTTCCAGTTGTACCTGACCGACACCGCCAAAGGCGGCTGGGGCATGGACCGTGCCACTGCTGCGGATATCTTCGGTACTTTTATCGCTTTCGTATACCTGACACCGTTCCTCGGCGGACTGATAGCCGATCGTAAACTGGGTTACAGCAAGTCAATCATCATCGGCGGCGTGCTTATGGGCATTGGTTACATAGGACTTGCCGTACACAACCTGACCGTCTTTTACCTGTCCCTTGGCCTGATCTGTATCGGCAACGGATTCTTTAAGCCCAATATCTCCACCTTGCTGGGAAATGTATACAGTGATGAAAAGTACCGCAGCCGTAAGGACACCGGGTACAACATTTTCTACATGGGGATCAATATCGGCGCCTTTATCTGCAACTTTTTCGCAGCCTTTCTGCGGAACACCATCGGATGGGGCGCAGCCTTCATTGCTGCCGGTATCGGCATGTTCCTGGGCGTGCTGATCTTTGTCATCGGTATGAAACACTACCGCCATGCCGACGTCCGTAAACCGGTACAGGAGGGCGATATGCCGCTGAGCAAAATTTTCTCCGTTGTATTCCTGCCGGCGATTGTCGTAGGGCTGGGCGCCTGGTTTATCCCGGGCAATGTTTTCGGGTCCAACTCCACCGACGCTTTCATCTTTGCCTGCATCCCGATATTACTGTTTTTCGTGTCGCTGCTGGTGAAAGCAGATGCCAGGGACAGGAAGCCGCTGTCGGCGCTGCTGGCCATCTTCGCGGTGTCCATCGTGTTCTGGGCGGTATTCAAACAGAACGGTACCGCGCTGACCACCTGGGCGCAATATTATACCGACCGGGAGATCCCTGCAGCTATCCAGCAGCCCGCCCAGGGGCTTTACCTGGCGGAAACCGTGGTGAACAAAGCGGATTCCGTGACCGCCTACGATGAAGAGTTCAGGGTGATGCGGGATGCGGACGGCAAACCCCTGAAAGTATGGGACAAAGTACCTTACTTCAAAAATGTGGCCCCGGAAAAAATGCCGGCCGAAGGACAAAGCCTCAGTCTTTATAACACTGAATTGTTCCAGTCAATCAACCCGTTCTTTGTGATCACGCTGACACCGCTGATCGTGCTGTTCTTCGCCATGCTGCGAAAAAGGGACAAAGAGCCTTCCACCCCGTCTAAAATAGCCTGGGGGCTGCTCATATCCGCCATTTCCACCCTGATGATGGTGGGGGCTGTTTATGTGTGCAGCAACGGCGCCATCAAAGCGTCGCCATGGTGGCTGATCGGCTGTTACGGTATCATCACGGTGGGTGAGCTGTTCCTGAGCCCTATGGGCTTGTCGCTCGTATCCAAACTGAGCCCGGCCCGTATCACCTCCCTGATGATGGGCGGCTGGTTCCTGGCCACTTCCATCGGAAACAAGCTTTCGGGTATCCTGGCCACCTTGTGGGATACCTATGACAACAAAGCGAATTATTTCCTGGTCAACTTCCTGCTGCTCGGCGGCGCCGCTGCCGTGATCTTCCTGATGCTGCGCTGGCTCAACCGGATCTTCAGAGAATATGTAAGATAA
- a CDS encoding M57 family metalloprotease: MKSRYLLCSLMLAFMLLTGLSCKKETQQKDLTHEVSPEALGKIKKLGFSTHGVVREDGGYVVEGDIFLSDTDLDRTREYSPTLRVANSEQYMTNYAIARLPRVITVSVTNLPPVYTTATDIAIARYNSLGLMLTFQRIASGGDIDIIYTSLGAGILGRSAGFPDANGNPPSPIRLNADANALGSNPNQDYLATVIAHEIGHTIGFRHTDYFNRSFSCGWSSNPNEGDAGVGAIPIPGTPAAEDPNSWMLACIGSGVNRPFNPNDVTALRFMYGRGPGANPIPDGTYKVTNLSSGKVLDIYSASTADYAGAVQWDWHNGANQQWTFTYLNNGYYRITSVNSGKVLDVNGYSHADGTQAIQYSWHEGYNQQWQLNQNADGTYSIQNRNSGKVLDVWAASSDNGANVVQYTSHGGNNQRWYIQPI; this comes from the coding sequence ATGAAATCTCGTTACCTCTTATGCAGCCTTATGCTCGCTTTTATGCTGCTCACCGGTCTGTCCTGCAAAAAAGAAACGCAGCAAAAAGACCTTACCCATGAAGTCTCCCCGGAAGCGCTGGGGAAAATAAAGAAGCTGGGGTTCAGCACCCACGGCGTTGTCCGTGAAGATGGCGGTTATGTGGTGGAAGGCGATATCTTCCTCTCTGACACTGACCTGGACAGGACGCGGGAATACTCGCCCACCCTGCGTGTCGCCAATTCGGAGCAGTATATGACCAACTATGCCATTGCAAGGCTGCCGCGCGTGATCACCGTATCAGTGACCAACCTGCCGCCCGTTTACACTACTGCAACAGACATCGCTATCGCCCGTTACAATTCCCTCGGCCTGATGCTTACCTTTCAACGGATAGCCAGCGGCGGTGATATCGATATCATCTACACCAGCCTGGGAGCGGGCATCCTCGGACGGTCGGCAGGCTTCCCCGATGCCAACGGCAACCCTCCCAGCCCTATCCGGCTGAATGCAGACGCCAATGCCCTGGGCTCCAATCCCAACCAGGACTACCTCGCTACCGTGATTGCCCATGAAATCGGCCATACCATCGGTTTCCGGCACACCGATTATTTCAACCGCTCCTTCAGCTGCGGCTGGTCCTCCAACCCGAATGAAGGCGATGCCGGTGTTGGCGCTATCCCGATTCCGGGTACGCCTGCTGCCGAAGATCCCAACAGCTGGATGCTGGCCTGCATCGGCTCCGGCGTCAACCGGCCTTTCAACCCGAACGACGTGACCGCCCTCCGGTTCATGTACGGCAGAGGCCCGGGCGCCAATCCTATTCCTGACGGCACCTATAAAGTCACCAACCTGTCCAGCGGTAAAGTACTGGACATCTACAGCGCATCTACCGCTGATTATGCCGGCGCAGTGCAATGGGACTGGCACAACGGCGCCAACCAGCAGTGGACATTTACTTATCTCAACAACGGTTATTATCGTATCACCAGCGTCAACAGCGGTAAAGTGCTGGACGTAAACGGCTACTCACATGCAGATGGCACACAGGCCATACAATACAGCTGGCACGAAGGCTACAACCAGCAATGGCAGCTGAACCAAAATGCAGACGGCACCTATAGCATTCAGAACAGGAACAGCGGAAAAGTGCTGGACGTGTGGGCCGCATCCTCTGACAACGGCGCCAATGTAGTGCAGTATACGTCTCACGGAGGCAACAACCAGCGTTGGTATATTCAACCGATTTAA
- a CDS encoding GNAT family N-acetyltransferase → MTLEFRKATAADADQIWHILEKAIARRKAEGSDQWQDGYPNPAIVAHDIENDHGYVLVAGDKIAGYVALLINDEPAYLDIKGKWLTDGDFVVYHRVAISDEFLGQGLAQQMLTHIDSYALENGITSVRADTNFDNKGMLRIFEKQGYVYCGEVFFRDAARLAYEKVLNAG, encoded by the coding sequence ATGACGTTGGAATTCAGAAAAGCAACAGCAGCAGACGCAGATCAGATCTGGCATATATTGGAAAAGGCCATTGCCCGCAGAAAAGCCGAAGGAAGCGACCAATGGCAGGATGGATACCCCAACCCCGCTATCGTGGCCCATGATATCGAAAATGACCATGGATATGTGCTGGTGGCAGGTGATAAAATAGCAGGATATGTCGCCTTGCTCATCAATGATGAACCGGCTTACCTGGATATCAAAGGAAAATGGCTGACCGATGGCGATTTCGTCGTTTACCATCGCGTGGCGATCTCCGATGAATTTTTAGGTCAGGGACTGGCGCAGCAAATGCTGACACATATTGACAGCTATGCCCTGGAGAACGGGATCACCAGCGTACGGGCCGACACCAATTTTGATAACAAAGGCATGCTGCGCATTTTTGAAAAACAAGGCTACGTGTATTGCGGCGAAGTTTTCTTTCGCGATGCAGCACGGCTGGCATACGAAAAAGTACTGAATGCCGGCTAA
- a CDS encoding carbamoyltransferase C-terminal domain-containing protein, translated as MKNRPIYVLGTGYSHDGSACLLKDGKIAVAIEKERITRIKHDGNNDTAAIQYCLDAEGITIHDVALVVQNGAAAGPVTDYHEGPRLFTKDVAVPIYNISHHLAHAYSTIGTCPFTTDFNIVVIDGSGASFDQCMDLSGFVPDREKIQQLPHLYYEKDSYYSYRNGKLQTVYKDFSEFGFFFRNREKYAGNMHSIGGVYEMLSKYCFSNVEDTGKLMGLGPYGEKGRFTDPLFDLKDGRVFVNYDTLDTLNQPSRSFSNLKNRFQYYADVACWVQDQVEEAILYTFRSRLEQDPAERLTYAGGVALNAVANARLLRELDLKELYMQPAAADNGIAIGCAYYGWLEILGKENVRHNGTAFLGRPYSKDEVESAVADIRVHDPLETKMLVDAYLRNIRYYNKAADLSGVILQLTLTDSGIYQLAFHDGEVELHHGVKKVPSVTITTEGRYFLQGMRNMDHFTALAQEGKITLSNGNDLFRIMQAVDFSARTEGLVEMEQQLSGGSQPFVVRRAENLASAVASLLAEGKVIGLYHGGAEFGPRALGHRSIIADPRIPGVRDYINSRIKLREDFRPFAPAVLEEDLLVYFKYQQDTPYMILVNEVRDEWAAQLSSVIHRNRSARVQTVNKVWNKSFYDILTAFKEQTGISVLLNTSFNRKGMPIVETPVEALNFFLGSELDCLVLEDLIILKKGTGGQATPATAVPQAEQAAV; from the coding sequence ATGAAAAATCGTCCTATTTATGTTTTAGGCACCGGCTATTCCCATGATGGGTCTGCCTGTTTATTAAAGGACGGCAAGATAGCCGTCGCTATTGAAAAAGAAAGGATCACACGGATCAAGCATGACGGTAATAACGACACGGCAGCCATTCAATATTGCCTGGACGCTGAAGGTATTACCATCCACGATGTGGCGCTGGTTGTACAAAACGGCGCCGCTGCCGGTCCGGTGACCGACTACCATGAAGGGCCCCGGCTTTTTACCAAAGATGTGGCGGTACCGATTTACAACATCTCCCATCACCTGGCACATGCTTATAGTACCATCGGTACTTGTCCGTTTACAACAGATTTTAATATAGTGGTCATTGATGGCAGCGGTGCTTCGTTTGACCAGTGCATGGACCTCAGCGGTTTCGTGCCCGACCGCGAAAAGATACAGCAGTTGCCGCATCTTTACTACGAAAAAGACAGTTACTACAGCTATCGTAACGGTAAACTGCAAACCGTTTATAAAGATTTTTCAGAGTTCGGTTTCTTTTTCCGGAACCGGGAAAAATATGCGGGCAACATGCATTCTATCGGTGGGGTGTATGAAATGCTCAGTAAATATTGTTTTTCCAATGTTGAAGATACCGGTAAACTAATGGGATTAGGCCCCTATGGCGAGAAAGGCCGTTTTACCGATCCGCTGTTCGACCTGAAGGATGGCCGTGTATTTGTGAACTACGATACGCTCGATACGCTGAACCAGCCTTCCCGTTCCTTCAGCAATCTGAAGAACAGGTTTCAGTATTATGCCGACGTCGCCTGCTGGGTACAGGACCAGGTGGAAGAAGCGATACTGTATACTTTCAGGTCCAGACTGGAGCAGGACCCGGCCGAACGTCTCACCTATGCCGGTGGCGTAGCGCTGAATGCGGTGGCGAACGCCCGGTTGTTACGTGAGCTGGACCTTAAAGAACTCTATATGCAACCGGCGGCGGCAGACAATGGCATCGCCATCGGCTGCGCTTACTACGGCTGGCTGGAGATCCTCGGGAAAGAAAACGTACGGCACAACGGTACCGCTTTCCTGGGGCGTCCTTACAGCAAAGACGAAGTGGAAAGTGCCGTTGCCGATATACGGGTGCACGATCCCCTGGAAACAAAGATGCTGGTAGACGCCTACCTCCGGAATATCCGTTATTATAACAAAGCAGCAGACCTGTCAGGCGTGATTTTGCAGCTGACCCTCACGGACAGCGGTATCTATCAGCTGGCTTTCCATGATGGGGAAGTAGAACTGCATCATGGCGTTAAAAAAGTGCCTTCAGTGACGATCACCACAGAAGGACGGTATTTCCTGCAGGGCATGCGTAATATGGACCATTTTACCGCGCTGGCACAGGAAGGAAAAATCACTTTGTCCAATGGCAATGACCTGTTCCGCATCATGCAGGCTGTCGACTTTTCCGCCCGTACTGAAGGGCTGGTGGAGATGGAACAACAGCTGTCCGGCGGCAGCCAGCCATTTGTTGTACGCAGGGCCGAAAACCTGGCGTCAGCAGTAGCCTCATTGCTGGCAGAAGGTAAGGTCATCGGGCTCTATCATGGCGGGGCGGAATTTGGCCCCCGGGCATTAGGGCATCGGAGCATTATCGCCGATCCCCGCATTCCCGGCGTACGTGATTATATCAACTCACGGATTAAATTAAGGGAAGACTTCCGGCCTTTTGCGCCGGCAGTGCTGGAAGAAGACCTGCTGGTTTATTTCAAATATCAGCAGGACACGCCCTATATGATCCTGGTCAATGAGGTCCGGGATGAATGGGCTGCACAACTGAGCAGTGTGATACACCGCAACAGAAGCGCCCGGGTACAGACCGTTAACAAGGTATGGAACAAATCCTTTTACGATATCCTTACCGCCTTTAAGGAACAAACCGGTATATCTGTATTGCTGAACACGTCTTTTAACCGGAAAGGCATGCCTATCGTTGAAACGCCGGTGGAAGCGCTCAATTTCTTCCTCGGATCGGAACTCGATTGCCTGGTGCTGGAAGATCTGATCATCCTGAAGAAAGGAACAGGCGGGCAGGCGACGCCAGCAACGGCTGTGCCGCAGGCGGAACAGGCGGCGGTATAA
- a CDS encoding glycosyltransferase family 9 protein yields the protein MNTKKRKHFRIISWGGVGDALLLTPAFSAIKARFPDARLSVFYPREPHRQIFRHNPHIDSLKKFTFGHAPFSRIRYRLRPDAFMMPAYGALYPTKFYQKHAMKIIGEMIGLDLESPRVELYLREEELAAGDRRLAGHKSPILMQTVTGCSANKNWPHEKWEALVASMPDHTFIQLGAKGEKPVAGAVDMTGLSFRESFAMMRSASAFVGVESCFAHASNTFQLPGVALFGPSAPVIWGHNNLTNLYRNASCGPCLDILLFEACPYGNGCMNFEVATVREALMKQLFTGKNTY from the coding sequence ATGAACACAAAAAAGAGAAAACACTTCCGGATTATCTCCTGGGGCGGCGTTGGAGACGCATTATTGCTGACGCCCGCATTCAGTGCGATCAAAGCCCGTTTCCCCGACGCCAGGCTCAGCGTTTTTTATCCACGGGAACCCCACCGGCAGATCTTCCGGCACAACCCGCACATCGATAGCTTAAAAAAATTCACTTTCGGGCATGCTCCCTTTAGCAGGATACGGTACCGGCTCCGGCCGGATGCCTTTATGATGCCTGCCTACGGCGCGCTTTATCCCACCAAGTTTTATCAGAAACACGCGATGAAGATCATCGGCGAGATGATAGGGCTTGACCTGGAATCGCCACGGGTGGAACTATACCTGCGGGAAGAGGAGCTGGCGGCAGGTGACCGTCGTTTGGCCGGGCATAAAAGCCCGATACTGATGCAAACGGTAACCGGCTGTTCCGCCAATAAAAACTGGCCGCACGAAAAATGGGAAGCCCTGGTAGCATCCATGCCGGACCATACTTTTATTCAGCTGGGCGCAAAGGGAGAAAAACCGGTGGCCGGCGCTGTGGATATGACAGGGCTGTCCTTCCGCGAGTCCTTTGCCATGATGCGATCTGCCAGCGCGTTTGTAGGAGTGGAGTCCTGCTTCGCGCACGCCTCCAACACTTTTCAATTGCCCGGCGTGGCGCTCTTCGGCCCGTCCGCCCCCGTCATCTGGGGACATAACAACCTTACCAACCTTTACAGGAACGCTTCCTGTGGTCCCTGCCTGGACATTCTGTTGTTTGAAGCCTGTCCATACGGCAACGGCTGTATGAATTTCGAGGTGGCAACTGTCAGGGAGGCACTGATGAAACAATTATTCACCGGAAAAAATACGTATTGA